The Candidatus Mycolicibacterium alkanivorans genome contains a region encoding:
- a CDS encoding aconitate hydratase: MSSDNSTKSSLNSFHARDTLKVGDNSYEIYRLDAVPGTEKLPYSLKVLAENLLRTEDGTNITKDHIEAIANWDPSAEPSIEIQFTPARVIMQDFTGVPCIVDLATMREAVTQLGGDPEKVNPLAPAELVIDHSVILDFFGGPDAFERNVELEYQRNGERYQFLRWGQGAFDDFKVVPPGTGIVHQVNIEYLARVTMVRDGVAYPDTCVGTDSHTTMVNGLGVLGWGVGGIEAEAAMLGQPVSMLIPRVVGFKLTGAIKPGVTATDVVLTVTDMLRKHGVVGKFVEFYGKGVAEVPLANRATLGNMSPEFGSTAAMFPIDEETISYLRLTGRSDEQVALVEAYAKAQGMWHDPDKEPVFSEYLELDLSTVVASIAGPKRPQDRIELTDAKNAFRKDIHNYVEENRPAPETKLDEAVDESFPASDSVALSFADDGAVDVRPSAANGAEGRPSKPVQVRSAEHGDFVLDHGAVVVAGITSCTNTSNPSVMLGAALLAKKAVEKGLTSKPWVKTNMAPGSQVVTDYYTKAGLWPYLEKLGYYLGGYGCTTCIGNTGPLPEEISKAINDNDLSVTAVLSGNRNFEGRISPDVKMNYLASPPLVIAYGIAGTMDFDFESDPLGKDSEGNDVFLKDIWPAQKEIDDTIASSISRDMFTSSYADVFKGDERWRNLPTPAGNTFEWDDASTYVRKPPYFDGMPAEPQPVADIKGARVLALLGDSVTTDHISPAGSIKKGTPAAQYLEANGVKPEDFNSLGSRRGNHEVMIRGTFANIRLRNQLLDDVSGGYTRDFTQPDGPQAFIYDAAQNYAAQGIPLVVLGGKEYGSGSSRDWAAKGTSLLGVRAVITESFERIHRSNLIGMGVIPLQFPAGESAASLKLDGTEVYDITGIEELNKGKTPKTVHVKATKADGSAVEFDAVVRIDTPGEADYYRNGGILQYVLRNMLRAG, translated from the coding sequence GTGAGCAGCGATAATTCGACGAAATCATCCCTGAACTCTTTTCACGCGCGCGACACCCTGAAGGTCGGCGACAACAGCTACGAGATCTACCGCCTCGACGCGGTACCCGGCACCGAGAAACTCCCCTACAGCCTCAAGGTGCTCGCCGAAAATCTGCTGCGCACCGAGGACGGCACCAACATCACCAAAGACCACATCGAGGCCATCGCGAACTGGGATCCCTCGGCCGAGCCGAGCATCGAGATCCAGTTCACCCCGGCCCGGGTGATCATGCAGGACTTCACGGGCGTGCCGTGCATCGTCGACCTGGCCACCATGCGCGAGGCCGTGACCCAGCTCGGCGGCGATCCCGAGAAGGTCAACCCGCTGGCCCCCGCTGAACTCGTGATCGACCACTCGGTGATCCTGGACTTCTTCGGCGGCCCCGACGCCTTCGAGCGCAACGTCGAACTCGAGTACCAGCGCAACGGCGAGCGCTATCAGTTCCTGCGCTGGGGCCAGGGCGCCTTCGACGACTTCAAGGTGGTGCCGCCGGGCACCGGGATCGTGCACCAGGTCAACATCGAGTACCTGGCCCGGGTGACCATGGTGCGCGACGGGGTGGCCTACCCAGACACCTGTGTGGGCACCGACAGCCACACCACGATGGTCAACGGCCTGGGCGTGCTGGGCTGGGGTGTGGGCGGTATCGAGGCCGAGGCCGCCATGCTGGGCCAGCCGGTGTCGATGCTCATCCCCCGCGTCGTCGGCTTCAAGCTCACCGGTGCGATCAAGCCGGGCGTGACCGCCACCGACGTGGTGCTCACCGTCACCGACATGCTGCGCAAGCACGGTGTGGTGGGCAAGTTCGTCGAGTTCTACGGCAAGGGTGTGGCCGAGGTGCCGCTGGCCAACCGCGCCACGCTGGGCAACATGAGCCCCGAGTTCGGCTCCACCGCAGCCATGTTCCCGATCGACGAAGAGACCATCAGCTATCTGCGACTGACCGGCCGCAGCGACGAGCAGGTGGCTCTGGTCGAGGCCTACGCCAAGGCCCAGGGGATGTGGCACGACCCCGACAAGGAACCGGTCTTCTCCGAGTACCTCGAGCTGGACCTGTCCACGGTGGTGGCCTCCATCGCCGGGCCCAAGCGCCCGCAGGACCGCATCGAGCTGACCGACGCCAAGAACGCGTTCCGCAAGGACATCCACAACTACGTCGAGGAGAACCGCCCGGCGCCGGAGACCAAGCTCGACGAGGCCGTCGACGAGTCCTTCCCGGCCAGCGACTCGGTGGCGCTGTCGTTCGCCGACGACGGCGCGGTCGACGTCCGCCCGTCGGCCGCCAACGGCGCCGAGGGCCGGCCGAGCAAGCCGGTCCAGGTTCGCTCGGCCGAGCACGGCGACTTCGTGCTCGACCACGGCGCCGTCGTGGTCGCCGGAATCACCTCCTGTACCAACACCTCGAACCCGTCGGTGATGCTGGGTGCGGCGCTGCTGGCCAAGAAGGCCGTCGAAAAGGGGCTGACCTCCAAGCCGTGGGTCAAGACCAACATGGCGCCCGGCTCGCAGGTGGTCACCGACTACTACACCAAGGCCGGCCTGTGGCCGTACCTGGAGAAGCTCGGCTACTACCTGGGCGGCTACGGCTGCACCACCTGCATCGGCAACACCGGCCCGCTGCCCGAGGAGATCTCGAAGGCCATCAACGACAACGACCTCAGTGTCACCGCGGTGCTCTCGGGCAACCGCAACTTCGAGGGGCGCATCTCCCCCGACGTGAAGATGAACTACCTCGCCTCGCCGCCACTGGTGATCGCCTACGGCATCGCGGGCACCATGGATTTCGATTTCGAGTCCGATCCGCTGGGCAAGGATTCCGAAGGTAACGACGTCTTCCTGAAGGACATCTGGCCGGCGCAGAAGGAGATCGACGACACCATCGCCTCCTCCATCAGCCGGGACATGTTCACCAGCAGCTACGCCGACGTGTTCAAGGGCGACGAGCGCTGGCGGAACCTGCCGACGCCGGCGGGCAACACCTTCGAGTGGGACGACGCCTCCACCTACGTGCGCAAACCCCCGTACTTCGACGGGATGCCCGCCGAACCGCAGCCGGTGGCCGACATCAAGGGCGCCAGAGTCCTTGCCCTGCTTGGCGATTCGGTGACCACCGACCACATCTCGCCGGCGGGCAGCATCAAGAAGGGCACCCCCGCCGCGCAGTACCTGGAGGCCAACGGGGTCAAGCCGGAGGACTTCAACTCGCTGGGGTCGCGGCGCGGCAACCACGAGGTGATGATCCGCGGCACCTTCGCCAACATCCGGCTGCGCAACCAGTTGCTCGACGACGTCTCCGGCGGCTACACCAGGGACTTCACCCAGCCGGACGGCCCGCAGGCGTTCATCTATGACGCCGCGCAAAACTATGCGGCACAAGGTATTCCGCTGGTCGTGCTCGGTGGCAAGGAATACGGTTCGGGCTCGTCGCGCGACTGGGCGGCCAAGGGCACCAGCCTGCTGGGTGTGCGGGCGGTGATCACCGAGTCCTTCGAGCGCATCCACCGCTCCAACCTGATCGGCATGGGCGTCATCCCGCTGCAGTTCCCCGCCGGCGAATCGGCGGCCTCGCTCAAGCTGGACGGCACCGAGGTCTACGACATCACCGGGATCGAGGAACTCAACAAGGGCAAGACCCCGAAGACGGTGCACGTCAAGGCAACCAAGGCCGACGGCTCCGCGGTGGAGTTCGACGCCGTGGTCCGCATCGACACCCCCGGCGAGGCGGACTACTACCGCAACGGCGGCATCCTGCAGTACGTGCTGCGCAACATGCTGCGCGCCGGTTAA
- a CDS encoding TetR/AcrR family transcriptional regulator, whose product MPRVSEDHLAARRRQILDGARRCFAQYGYDKATVRRLEQTIGLSRGAIFHHFRDKDTLFFELAREDAERMAEVASREGLIQVMRDLLAAPDQFDWLATRLEIARKLRNDPAFHRGWAERSAELSAATSDRLLRQKQAGRLRDDVPSDVLQCYLDLVLDGLVARLAAGDDPRRLSAVLDVVEESVRQRQ is encoded by the coding sequence ATGCCCCGGGTCAGCGAGGATCATCTGGCGGCCCGCCGCCGCCAGATCCTCGACGGCGCACGGCGCTGCTTCGCCCAGTACGGGTACGACAAGGCGACCGTTCGCCGGCTCGAGCAGACCATCGGTTTGTCGCGTGGTGCGATCTTCCACCACTTCCGCGACAAGGACACGCTGTTCTTCGAGTTGGCCCGGGAGGACGCCGAGCGGATGGCCGAGGTCGCCTCCCGTGAGGGTCTGATCCAGGTGATGCGCGACTTGCTGGCCGCACCCGACCAATTCGACTGGCTGGCCACGCGATTGGAGATCGCCCGCAAGTTGCGCAACGACCCGGCGTTCCACCGCGGGTGGGCCGAGCGTTCAGCGGAGCTGTCGGCGGCAACCAGTGACCGGCTGCTGCGCCAGAAGCAGGCGGGCCGGCTGCGCGACGACGTGCCAAGCGACGTGCTGCAGTGCTATCTCGACCTAGTGCTCGACGGGCTGGTGGCTCGGCTGGCCGCAGGCGATGATCCCAGACGGCTGTCTGCGGTCCTCGACGTCGTCGAGGAATCGGTGCGCCAGCGCCAATAG
- the ripA gene encoding NlpC/P60 family peptidoglycan endopeptidase RipA: MRSSDRGSLFQPARRIAKPMCPLVLTVAVILSTPGLALAEPQPAPNTLAALVADVAEANQRLQDVGAKVQAEQEAVNKALVEVQEARDVAATARQQVDASGQAVKDADAAITAAQKRFDTFAAATYVNGPAGALVMATNPDEIISTATAGQTLAVSAEQVMTDLRRARTEQVNKESAARLAKQKADDAVVAAEASQNSAVSALTEAQKTFRDQQAQIDRLAAERKTAQQKLDAAREWSAPAGGPAAVPQSAAAGAGTSGDRWDPAAPGASAAPGDAKVPYGKASEWDLTLPAVPSAFVSGDPIQIINAVLQIASSSMQVTQQLGKSFLQQLGILKPTDTGITNGAIPFVYGSTAVEYVIKRGMSQIGVPYSWGGGTAAGPSNGIDSGAGTVGFDCSGLILYAFAGVGIKLPHYSGSQYNMGTKIPTSQMRRGDVIFYGPGGSQHVTLYLGNGQMLEAPYTGSTVKVSPVRTSGMTPFVVRYIN, encoded by the coding sequence ATGAGAAGTTCCGATCGCGGCTCTCTTTTCCAACCGGCCCGCCGAATCGCCAAGCCGATGTGCCCGTTGGTGCTCACCGTCGCCGTCATCCTGAGCACGCCGGGGCTGGCGCTCGCCGAGCCGCAGCCCGCACCGAACACCCTCGCGGCACTCGTCGCTGACGTCGCCGAAGCCAATCAGCGCCTGCAGGACGTGGGCGCCAAGGTCCAGGCCGAGCAGGAGGCCGTCAACAAGGCGCTCGTCGAGGTGCAGGAGGCGCGCGATGTCGCCGCCACCGCCCGGCAGCAGGTCGATGCCAGCGGCCAGGCCGTCAAGGACGCCGACGCGGCCATCACCGCGGCGCAGAAGCGGTTCGACACCTTCGCAGCGGCCACCTACGTCAACGGTCCGGCGGGCGCGCTGGTGATGGCCACCAATCCCGACGAGATCATCTCCACCGCGACAGCCGGCCAGACCCTGGCGGTCAGCGCCGAGCAGGTGATGACCGACCTGCGACGGGCGCGTACCGAACAGGTCAATAAGGAATCCGCGGCCCGGCTGGCCAAGCAGAAGGCCGATGACGCCGTCGTCGCCGCCGAAGCCAGCCAGAACTCGGCCGTCTCGGCACTGACCGAGGCGCAGAAGACGTTCCGGGACCAGCAGGCCCAGATCGACCGGCTCGCCGCCGAGCGCAAGACCGCCCAGCAGAAGCTCGACGCCGCGCGCGAGTGGTCGGCTCCGGCCGGCGGCCCCGCCGCCGTGCCGCAGTCCGCCGCGGCCGGCGCCGGCACGTCGGGGGACCGCTGGGATCCGGCCGCCCCCGGCGCCAGTGCCGCGCCGGGGGACGCCAAGGTGCCCTACGGCAAGGCCTCCGAATGGGACCTGACCCTGCCCGCGGTGCCGAGCGCTTTTGTCTCCGGTGACCCGATCCAGATCATCAACGCGGTCCTTCAGATCGCGTCGAGCTCGATGCAGGTCACCCAGCAGCTCGGCAAGAGCTTCCTGCAGCAGCTCGGCATCCTGAAGCCCACCGACACCGGGATCACCAACGGTGCGATCCCGTTCGTCTACGGCTCGACGGCCGTCGAGTACGTCATCAAGCGGGGCATGTCACAGATCGGCGTGCCGTACTCCTGGGGCGGTGGCACCGCGGCCGGCCCCAGCAACGGCATCGACAGCGGAGCCGGAACGGTCGGGTTCGACTGCTCCGGGCTGATCCTCTACGCGTTCGCCGGGGTCGGCATCAAGCTGCCGCATTACTCGGGCTCGCAGTACAACATGGGCACCAAGATCCCGACGTCGCAGATGCGCCGCGGTGACGTGATCTTCTACGGCCCGGGCGGCAGCCAGCACGTGACCCTCTACCTGGGCAACGGCCAGATGCTCGAAGCCCCCTACACCGGCTCGACGGTGAAGGTTTCGCCGGTGCGCACCAGCGGCATGACACCATTCGTCGTCCGCTACATCAACTAG
- a CDS encoding Rv1476 family membrane protein: MTIPHAPIFVPVEVCSSVGLDPATPLDQCMNTVQADVARDGVAAPAADVAGLQKVVEGARAHGIDLKVVVMEKSPPIDTPLRDVATEIGHANPGSTVLVLSPGWAGTYSTTYDRVLLEAGQDVAKTAPTPVVGAQAFVDQLQTPDFPWMGLTIALVLGVASAAVLARVLQLKAKRSRNSKTATELVK, from the coding sequence GTGACGATTCCGCACGCGCCGATCTTCGTCCCGGTGGAGGTGTGCAGCAGCGTCGGCCTCGACCCGGCGACGCCGCTGGATCAGTGCATGAACACGGTCCAGGCCGACGTGGCCAGGGACGGCGTCGCCGCGCCGGCCGCCGATGTCGCCGGACTGCAGAAGGTGGTCGAGGGAGCCAGGGCGCACGGCATCGACCTCAAGGTCGTCGTGATGGAGAAGAGCCCGCCGATCGACACTCCGCTGCGCGATGTGGCCACCGAGATCGGCCACGCCAATCCGGGTTCGACGGTGCTGGTGCTCAGTCCCGGTTGGGCCGGCACCTACAGCACGACCTACGACCGGGTGCTGCTCGAGGCCGGCCAGGACGTGGCCAAAACCGCCCCCACCCCGGTGGTCGGGGCGCAGGCATTCGTCGACCAGTTGCAAACGCCCGACTTTCCCTGGATGGGACTAACCATTGCGCTCGTCCTCGGGGTCGCATCAGCGGCGGTATTGGCGCGAGTTCTGCAGCTGAAGGCGAAGCGATCACGAAATAGTAAAACCGCTACCGAGCTGGTCAAATAG